Proteins encoded within one genomic window of Marasmius oreades isolate 03SP1 chromosome 4, whole genome shotgun sequence:
- a CDS encoding uncharacterized protein (BUSCO:EOG09263SZM), producing the protein MTMVPSRVLLGSSTVNASEIAHFSRLSAQWWDERGEFSFLHSMNPIRMQFIRQKFAETTLDESETKIDSTKTGVLMGLDVLDVGCGGGLLSESLARLGARVLGIDASESNIAIAKHHASLDSTLNSNLSYKHTSAEVLLNRPKRFDVVCSMEVLEHVDNPTAFLSTCAELIKPSGHLFLSTISRTPLAYLLTIFLAEKALRKVTEGTHTYSKYIKPSELIEYFREYRSLDNSRPWISRISGDLPTRTEAEVRGLVYNPLQSNWILAPRGAWGATDCNYLFWVRKPGPVQ; encoded by the exons ATGACCATGGTCCCCTCGCGCGTCTTACTAGGCTCGTCAACAGTGAACGCGTCAGAAATCGCTCATTTTTCCCGCTTGTCCGCTCAATGGTGGGATGAAAGGGGAGAATTTAGCTTCCTGCACAGCATGAATCCTATCCGAATGCAATTCATTCGTCAAAAATTCGCTGAAACCACGCTTGATGAATCCGAAACCAAAATTGACTCGACTAAAACTGGTGTACTCATGGGGCTTGACGTCCTAGATGTGGGTTGTGGAGGTGGTCTTCTGTCAGAG AGTCTAGCGAGACTAGGTGCTCGAGTACTCGGAATTGATGCTTCGGAATCCAATATCGCCATTGCCAAACATCACGCTTCCCTAGATTCAACTTTGAATAGCAATCTCTCCTACAAGCATACATCGGCTGAGGTTCTCCTGAATCGACCGAAACGATTCGATGTTGTCTGTTCAATGGAAGTTCTAGAACACGTGGATAATCCAACGGCGTTCCTCTCTACATGCGCCGAATTGATCAAG CCCTCTGGACATCTCTTCCTATCGACCATATCCCGCACACCTCTCGCGTACCTCCttaccatcttcctcgcCGAAAAAGCTCTCAGGAAAGTTACAGAGGGCACCCACACATATTCCAAATATATCAAACCTTCGGAACTCATTGAATACTTCCGAGAATATCGTTCCCTTGATAATTCCCGTCCGTGGATTAGCCGGATTTCTGGAGATCTCCCCACACGGACGGAGGCTGAAGTGCGTGGCCTAGTCTATAACCCCTTACAATCTAATTGGATACTGGCACCGAGAGGCGCGTGGGGTGCAACAGACTGCAATTATCTATTTTGGGTGCGAAAGCCAGGTCCAGTACAATAA